The Pseudomonas azotoformans genome has a segment encoding these proteins:
- a CDS encoding GGDEF domain-containing protein, with product MFKTIEAEVLKKHPSPALQREFAQHDFERLKPFCLLIYTASICIWLVFDLIVSFPGGQGFTGLSMLFLALLTINTITLGFTRDAQHFQWINLIFVAIIALGTRLLIEGLPMDLHPSWLILAASSILYSASVLPLKHWSFVTTMLITWALLNPFHLAQLSLLEVRGALVTFYSVFLTFLTLYSFLKLRQAKLHNFIMSKLLLEQAYLDTLTEIPNRRAFMTSAGKKLSQQPKAHDHYLAMIDIDNFKKVNDVYGHDIGDDVLKRVAQDIKTVMIDFDYARLGGEEFGIYLAGVRREDAAHLANLLCARVREEATQHPVTISIGLARVEDGETLNQALIKADQALYVSKHSGKNRFTFHAP from the coding sequence ATGTTCAAGACCATTGAAGCCGAAGTCCTGAAGAAACACCCCTCACCCGCCCTGCAACGTGAGTTCGCCCAGCATGATTTCGAGCGACTCAAGCCTTTCTGCCTGCTGATCTACACCGCGAGCATCTGCATCTGGCTGGTGTTCGACCTGATCGTCAGCTTTCCGGGCGGCCAGGGTTTTACCGGGCTTTCGATGCTCTTTCTCGCGCTGCTGACCATCAACACCATTACCTTGGGATTTACCCGCGACGCCCAGCACTTCCAGTGGATCAACCTGATATTCGTCGCGATCATCGCCCTCGGCACCCGCCTGCTGATCGAAGGCTTACCGATGGACCTGCACCCCAGCTGGTTGATCCTGGCCGCTTCGAGCATCCTCTATAGCGCATCGGTGCTACCGCTCAAGCATTGGTCGTTCGTCACGACGATGCTGATCACCTGGGCATTGCTCAACCCGTTTCACCTGGCCCAGCTCTCATTGCTGGAAGTGCGTGGCGCCCTGGTGACCTTCTATTCGGTGTTCCTGACCTTCCTGACGCTCTACAGCTTCCTGAAACTGCGCCAGGCCAAACTGCATAACTTCATCATGTCCAAACTGCTACTGGAACAGGCCTACCTCGACACCCTTACCGAAATCCCCAACCGTCGCGCCTTCATGACCAGCGCCGGGAAAAAGCTCAGCCAACAGCCCAAGGCGCACGATCACTACCTGGCGATGATCGACATCGACAACTTCAAGAAAGTGAATGACGTGTATGGCCACGACATCGGCGATGACGTCCTCAAGCGCGTGGCCCAGGACATCAAGACGGTCATGATCGACTTCGATTACGCCCGGCTGGGCGGCGAAGAGTTCGGGATCTACTTGGCGGGCGTGCGCCGCGAGGATGCGGCGCACTTGGCGAACCTGCTCTGTGCCCGAGTGCGTGAGGAAGCGACCCAGCACCCGGTGACCATCAGCATCGGCCTGGCCCGGGTGGAGGACGGCGAAACCCTGAACCAGGCACTGATCAAGGCGGACCAGGCGCTGTACGTATCAAAGCACTCGGGCAAGAACCGCTTTACGTTTCACGCACCATAG
- a CDS encoding transporter substrate-binding domain-containing protein, with the protein MHHRPSVFKACVFLFAASASLASIVQAADSKLDDVLKRGHLIVGTGSTNAPWHFQGADGKLQGFDIDIGRIVAKGLFNDPSKVEFVVQSSDARIPNLLTNKVDMSCQFITVTASRAQQVAFTLPYYREGVGLLLPNNSKYKEIEDLQAAGDSVTVAVLQNVYAEELVHQALPKAKVDQYDSVDLMYQAVNSGRADAAATDQSSVKYLMVQNPGRYRSPTYAWSPQTYACAVKRGDQDWLNFVNTALHEAMTGVEFPTYKASFKQWFGVDLPEPAIGFPVEFK; encoded by the coding sequence ATGCATCACCGACCTTCCGTGTTTAAAGCGTGTGTTTTTCTCTTCGCCGCATCGGCTTCCCTCGCCAGCATCGTGCAGGCGGCGGACAGCAAGCTCGATGATGTGCTCAAACGTGGGCACCTCATCGTGGGTACAGGCAGTACCAATGCGCCGTGGCACTTCCAGGGAGCGGATGGCAAGTTGCAGGGGTTTGATATCGACATCGGCCGCATCGTGGCCAAGGGTTTGTTCAATGACCCGAGCAAAGTCGAGTTCGTGGTGCAGTCGTCTGACGCACGGATTCCCAACCTGCTGACCAATAAGGTCGACATGAGTTGCCAGTTCATTACCGTCACTGCCAGCCGTGCCCAGCAGGTGGCTTTCACCCTGCCGTACTACCGCGAAGGCGTGGGCCTGCTGCTGCCGAACAACAGCAAGTACAAAGAGATTGAAGACCTGCAGGCCGCCGGCGACAGCGTCACCGTAGCTGTGCTGCAAAACGTATACGCCGAAGAACTGGTGCACCAGGCGCTGCCCAAGGCCAAGGTCGACCAGTACGACAGCGTCGACCTGATGTACCAGGCCGTGAACTCCGGTCGCGCCGATGCTGCCGCCACCGACCAGTCCTCGGTCAAGTACCTGATGGTGCAGAACCCAGGCCGCTACCGCAGCCCGACGTACGCCTGGAGCCCGCAGACCTACGCGTGCGCCGTCAAGCGTGGCGACCAGGACTGGCTGAACTTCGTCAACACTGCGCTGCATGAAGCCATGACCGGTGTCGAGTTCCCGACCTACAAGGCCTCGTTCAAGCAATGGTTCGGTGTCGACCTGCCGGAACCTGCGATCGGCTTCCCGGTTGAGTTCAAGTAA
- a CDS encoding thioredoxin family protein, which yields MGTATWKIADAKDFQRILNTPRPVFILFVSEHCPACGESAPLFEQAAWKHPWIVSLVVDCASTPRHPDVTGTPTLLIYWNGVLEEKLKGFGPRENQAQVVEATFKRYNRIHRPTTSALAHP from the coding sequence ATGGGGACTGCTACCTGGAAAATTGCCGATGCGAAGGACTTTCAACGAATCCTCAATACACCACGCCCCGTGTTCATCCTGTTTGTTTCAGAACACTGCCCCGCCTGTGGAGAGTCCGCCCCCTTGTTCGAACAGGCCGCCTGGAAGCACCCATGGATAGTGAGCCTGGTAGTGGATTGCGCGAGCACACCCCGGCACCCCGACGTCACGGGCACTCCAACGCTACTAATCTATTGGAACGGCGTATTGGAGGAAAAACTCAAGGGCTTCGGCCCACGGGAGAACCAGGCGCAAGTGGTTGAGGCTACGTTCAAGCGCTACAACCGCATCCACCGCCCCACCACATCCGCGCTTGCACACCCTTGA